One part of the Rutidosis leptorrhynchoides isolate AG116_Rl617_1_P2 chromosome 1, CSIRO_AGI_Rlap_v1, whole genome shotgun sequence genome encodes these proteins:
- the LOC139840601 gene encoding uncharacterized protein, giving the protein MAAARLHPAITVSNIKNFVPITLELNTSHYSSWAELFKIHCQAFDVLDHIIPTTDDSSGASSAGQTQTTNIAYWIKLDAIVLSWIYVTLSNELLINILTPGSTAQQTWKRIKAIFHDNQHSRAVHLAAKFANTKLGSFPNMSAYC; this is encoded by the coding sequence ATGGCTGCTGCCAGATTACACCCTGCCATTACCGTTAGCAATATCAAAAACTTTGTTCCAATTACTCTCGAACTCAACACCAGCCACTACTCTTCATGGGCCGAGTTATTCAAAATTCATTGTCAAGCTTTTGATGTTCTTGACCACATCATCCCCACCACTGATGACTCGTCTGGTGCCTCCTCTGCCGGACAAACCCAAACGACCAATATTGCCTATTGGATCAAACTCGATGCTATTGTTCTATCTTGGATCTATGTTACCCTTTCCAATGAATTGCTGATCAATATACTCACTCCAGGATCCACCGCTCAACAAACATGGAAACGAATCAAGGCTATCTTTCATGATAACCAACACTCACGAGCTGTTCATCTTGCTGCTAAATTCGCCAACACCAAACTCGGTTCCTTTCCCAATATGTCTGCTTACTGCTAG